In Gordonia phthalatica, one genomic interval encodes:
- a CDS encoding copper transporter, which translates to MISLRQHAISLIAVFLALALGLFLGSGFIGDRMNALTGTDRDKIGNLQDERDALDKQVGNDTAFIKGVSPRLIKGVLAKQSVLVVTAPDAADSDVEAVKGLVNDAGGTTAGQIALTTTLVRDEQASKLQTVIDQSIPTGAQLRAQFTDSGSRLGDLLGVTLLSRDGESTTSDGDRTTALQTLGQGGFIEYAAGSIKPATLVLVVTGGEMSSDSGAQGQFIARFAAAVASRGAGGVLAGRTGSAAGGSPLGVVRSDPSLNNAVSTVDNLDQQTGQVTSVLALGEESHGRTGAFGTGPGATVITVGAAAEK; encoded by the coding sequence ATGATCTCTCTGCGTCAGCATGCAATATCGCTGATCGCGGTCTTCCTGGCCCTGGCCCTGGGACTGTTCCTGGGGTCGGGGTTCATCGGTGACCGCATGAACGCGCTGACCGGAACCGATCGCGACAAGATCGGGAACCTTCAAGACGAGCGCGACGCACTCGACAAGCAGGTCGGCAACGACACGGCCTTCATCAAGGGCGTCTCGCCGCGGTTGATCAAGGGCGTGCTCGCCAAGCAGAGCGTTCTGGTCGTCACCGCCCCCGATGCGGCCGACTCCGACGTCGAAGCCGTCAAGGGCCTGGTCAACGACGCCGGCGGCACCACCGCGGGCCAGATCGCCTTGACCACGACGCTGGTACGCGACGAGCAGGCGTCGAAGCTGCAGACCGTCATCGACCAGTCGATTCCCACCGGAGCGCAGTTGCGCGCGCAGTTCACCGACTCGGGATCCCGCCTCGGCGACCTGCTCGGCGTGACGCTGCTGTCCCGAGACGGCGAGAGCACCACGTCGGACGGCGACCGGACCACAGCGCTGCAGACCCTCGGTCAGGGCGGTTTCATCGAGTACGCGGCAGGTTCCATCAAGCCCGCGACGCTGGTGCTGGTGGTGACCGGCGGCGAGATGTCCTCGGACTCCGGTGCCCAGGGCCAGTTCATCGCACGGTTCGCCGCCGCGGTCGCCTCCCGGGGTGCGGGCGGGGTGCTCGCCGGACGGACCGGTTCGGCCGCGGGCGGTTCGCCGCTCGGCGTCGTGCGCTCGGATCCGTCGCTGAACAACGCGGTCAGCACGGTCGACAACCTCGACCAGCAGACCGGACAGGTGACGTCGGTGCTGGCCCTCGGTGAGGAGTCGCACGGCCGCACCGGAGCCTTCGGCACCGGACCGGGTGCCACGGTGATCACGGTCGGAGCCGCCGCCGAGAAGTGA
- the steA gene encoding putative cytokinetic ring protein SteA — protein MPALLSRNTEELPGITGIARIDKNAKRLAGRVDHGAIVILDQVDLDRVTADALVEAEVAAVVNVSKSITGRYPNLGPEVLAASGIPLVDNVGSEVFARVKDGARVRLNEGKLYIGERVVARGEVLGEREVADLMLDAKTGLVDHLEAFSGNSIEFIRSESPLLIDGVGVPKVNVSFDRRHVVIVADGADRAVDLKSLKPFIKEYQPVLVGVGAGADTLLKAGYRPAVIVGDPDDISTEALKSGAEVVLPADPDGHAPGLERIQDLGIGATTFPAAGTAPDLALLLTDFHGADLIVTAGYSGSLNDFFDRTLRDQIPSQFLTRLKVGPKLVDAKAVATLYRSRVSGALIAMLMIAALIAIIAAVVITQGGGAAASDWIVDQWNALTGWVSGVWNSK, from the coding sequence ATGCCTGCCCTGCTCTCGCGGAACACCGAAGAACTCCCTGGAATCACGGGCATCGCCCGTATCGACAAGAACGCCAAGAGACTCGCCGGACGCGTGGATCACGGGGCCATCGTGATCCTCGATCAGGTGGACCTCGATCGCGTCACCGCCGACGCGCTCGTCGAAGCCGAAGTGGCCGCGGTGGTGAACGTGTCCAAGTCCATCACCGGCCGCTACCCGAATCTCGGCCCCGAGGTGCTGGCCGCCTCCGGCATCCCGCTGGTCGACAACGTCGGCAGCGAGGTCTTCGCACGCGTCAAGGACGGCGCGCGCGTTCGGCTGAACGAGGGCAAGCTCTACATCGGCGAGCGGGTCGTCGCCCGCGGCGAGGTGCTCGGTGAGCGCGAGGTCGCCGACCTGATGCTCGACGCGAAGACCGGGCTCGTCGACCACCTCGAGGCGTTCTCGGGCAACAGCATCGAGTTCATCCGCAGCGAGTCGCCGCTGCTCATCGACGGTGTCGGCGTTCCGAAGGTCAACGTCAGCTTCGACCGTCGCCACGTGGTGATCGTCGCCGACGGTGCCGATCGCGCCGTCGACCTCAAGTCGCTGAAGCCGTTCATCAAGGAGTACCAGCCGGTGCTCGTCGGCGTGGGTGCCGGAGCAGACACCCTGCTGAAGGCCGGCTACCGGCCCGCGGTGATCGTGGGCGATCCCGACGACATCAGCACCGAGGCGCTCAAGTCGGGTGCCGAAGTGGTCCTGCCCGCCGACCCCGACGGTCATGCGCCTGGCCTGGAGCGCATCCAGGACCTGGGCATCGGCGCCACCACGTTCCCCGCTGCGGGCACCGCACCCGACCTGGCACTGCTGCTGACCGACTTCCACGGCGCCGACCTCATCGTGACCGCGGGCTACAGCGGTTCTCTCAACGACTTCTTCGATCGCACACTGCGCGATCAGATCCCGTCGCAGTTCCTGACCCGGCTCAAGGTCGGGCCCAAGCTCGTCGACGCGAAGGCCGTCGCCACGCTGTACCGGAGCCGGGTCAGCGGTGCGCTGATCGCGATGCTGATGATCGCGGCGCTGATCGCCATCATCGCCGCCGTCGTCATCACCCAGGGCGGCGGTGCCGCGGCCAGCGACTGGATCGTCGACCAGTGGAACGCGCTGACCGGCTGGGTCAGCGGGGTGTGGAACTCGAAATGA
- the recN gene encoding DNA repair protein RecN: MLEELSIRSLGVLESANAQFHPGFTVLTGETGAGKTMIVTSLRLLSGGRADAGRVRTGDAKAVVEGRFRLPEDRSAIADVLEDSGAEVDDDDTLIAARTVNADGRSRAHLGGRSVPVGTLGQLTGELLAIHGQNDQLRLIRPEQQRGALDRYAGSSAASTLKKYRAARADWVAVLDELDRLRANSREIAMEADRLRFGVDEIDAVAPEPGEDADLIATVRRMTDLEDIRRTAVTAQEIVAGAEGASVIDGLGTVRSLLESASDDALRELQPRVAEALTVVTDLGAELTSYLGGLPEDAGDLDALLNRQAELKSLTRKYAADIDGVLAWRDEAQQRLAQIEDPEGAVEELEAKAAAAREKVAELATKLHGQRTKYAKSLATKVSAELAGLAMGGSALAVSVSLLPADDERLAVEIDGRRAHAGGDGVDRVEFGLVAHKGAAPLPIAKSASGGELSRVMLALEVVLAEPDSGGVMVFDEVDAGVGGAAAVQIGARLARLARRHQVIVVTHLPQVAAFADNHLVIGKSGGGERGRQTSTLTTLSRDERVAELARMLAGLGDSETGRAHAEELLSTAEQARAEN; encoded by the coding sequence TTGCTGGAAGAACTGTCGATCCGCAGTCTCGGAGTCCTCGAATCCGCGAACGCCCAGTTCCATCCCGGTTTCACGGTGCTGACCGGCGAGACCGGCGCAGGCAAGACGATGATCGTGACGAGCCTCCGGCTGCTGTCCGGCGGTCGTGCCGACGCCGGACGTGTCCGCACCGGCGACGCGAAAGCCGTCGTCGAAGGACGATTCCGGCTACCGGAAGACCGCTCGGCCATCGCCGACGTCCTGGAGGACTCGGGCGCCGAGGTCGATGACGACGACACCCTGATCGCCGCTCGCACCGTGAACGCCGACGGCCGCTCGCGGGCCCACCTCGGCGGGCGGTCGGTGCCGGTCGGCACCCTCGGCCAGCTGACGGGCGAACTCCTGGCGATCCACGGCCAGAACGACCAGCTGCGCCTGATCCGACCCGAACAGCAGCGCGGGGCCCTCGACCGCTACGCGGGCAGCAGCGCGGCGTCGACCCTCAAGAAGTACCGGGCTGCCCGCGCCGACTGGGTGGCGGTGCTCGACGAACTGGACCGACTGCGCGCCAACTCCCGCGAGATCGCGATGGAGGCCGACCGCCTGCGGTTCGGCGTCGACGAGATCGACGCCGTCGCACCGGAACCGGGGGAGGACGCCGACCTGATCGCGACCGTCCGGCGGATGACGGACCTGGAAGACATCCGACGCACCGCGGTCACCGCGCAGGAGATCGTCGCCGGTGCCGAGGGGGCCTCCGTGATCGACGGGCTGGGAACGGTCCGTTCGCTGCTGGAGTCGGCGTCCGACGACGCGCTGCGTGAACTGCAGCCGCGGGTGGCCGAAGCACTGACCGTCGTCACCGACCTCGGCGCAGAGTTGACCTCCTACCTGGGCGGCCTCCCCGAGGACGCCGGTGATCTGGATGCGCTGCTCAACCGGCAGGCGGAATTGAAGTCGCTCACCCGCAAGTACGCCGCCGACATCGACGGCGTCCTCGCCTGGCGTGACGAGGCACAGCAGCGACTCGCCCAGATCGAGGACCCCGAAGGCGCCGTCGAAGAACTCGAAGCGAAGGCCGCGGCGGCGCGCGAGAAGGTCGCCGAGTTGGCGACCAAGCTGCACGGGCAGCGCACCAAGTACGCGAAGAGCCTCGCGACCAAGGTCTCCGCCGAGTTGGCGGGACTCGCGATGGGCGGCAGCGCACTGGCCGTCTCCGTGTCCCTCCTGCCTGCCGACGACGAGCGCCTGGCCGTCGAGATCGACGGTCGCCGAGCACACGCGGGCGGCGACGGCGTCGACCGCGTCGAGTTCGGTCTGGTCGCGCACAAGGGTGCCGCTCCGCTGCCCATCGCCAAGTCGGCGTCCGGCGGCGAACTCTCCCGCGTCATGCTGGCGCTGGAGGTGGTCCTCGCGGAACCCGATTCCGGTGGCGTGATGGTCTTCGACGAGGTGGACGCCGGCGTCGGCGGTGCCGCGGCCGTGCAGATCGGCGCGCGCCTGGCACGACTGGCCCGACGACACCAGGTGATCGTCGTGACCCACCTGCCGCAGGTCGCGGCCTTCGCCGACAACCATCTCGTCATCGGCAAGTCCGGTGGCGGCGAGCGCGGACGCCAGACGTCCACGCTGACGACGCTCAGCCGAGATGAACGTGTCGCGGAACTCGCGCGCATGCTCGCCGGTCTCGGTGACTCGGAGACCGGCCGCGCCCACGCGGAGGAACTCCTGTCGACGGCGGAACAGGCGCGCGCCGAGAACTGA
- a CDS encoding NAD kinase translates to MDQPKPASDGGRTFLVVAHTGRDEVTKTLVTIARRCGEAGIAVRVVDHDTRRPAPPYVQTHPVDPEMLRDAGAEVEVAHADSASAQGCELVIVLGGDGTFLRAAELAYPAGVPLMGINLGHIGFLAEAEAHRIDEVLDRLIGGEYRVVDRMVLDVAVIDSGSDEPRVRDWVLNEVTVQNTSHNGVLELVTEVDGRPVAAYGADGILVSTPTGSTAYAFSAGGPVMWPDLEAILVVPSNAHALFARPMVTSPRSRVAVEVDRDGRDAVALCDGRRIIDVPAGSRVEVVRAQRSLRWVRIDSEPFADRLVTKFSLPVTGWRGRS, encoded by the coding sequence ATGGATCAGCCGAAGCCCGCCTCCGACGGAGGCCGGACCTTCCTGGTCGTGGCGCACACCGGTCGCGACGAGGTCACCAAGACGCTCGTGACGATCGCCCGACGCTGCGGCGAGGCCGGCATCGCCGTCCGCGTGGTGGACCACGACACCCGACGCCCCGCGCCCCCGTACGTCCAGACGCATCCCGTCGACCCGGAGATGCTTCGGGATGCCGGCGCCGAGGTTGAGGTGGCGCACGCCGACTCCGCGTCCGCACAGGGCTGCGAACTGGTGATCGTCCTCGGCGGCGACGGAACGTTCCTGCGCGCCGCCGAACTCGCATACCCCGCCGGAGTGCCGCTCATGGGCATCAACCTCGGGCACATCGGCTTCCTTGCCGAAGCCGAAGCGCACCGGATCGACGAAGTCCTCGACCGACTGATCGGCGGCGAGTACCGCGTCGTGGACCGCATGGTCCTCGACGTCGCCGTCATCGACTCCGGCTCCGACGAGCCCCGCGTCCGGGACTGGGTCCTCAACGAGGTCACCGTCCAGAACACGTCGCACAACGGCGTGCTGGAACTGGTGACCGAGGTCGACGGACGGCCGGTGGCCGCCTACGGTGCCGACGGCATCCTCGTGTCGACGCCCACCGGGTCCACCGCCTACGCGTTCTCCGCAGGCGGTCCCGTGATGTGGCCGGACCTGGAGGCGATCCTCGTCGTACCGAGCAATGCGCACGCTCTGTTCGCCCGTCCCATGGTGACCAGCCCGCGGTCGCGAGTGGCCGTCGAAGTGGACCGCGACGGCCGCGACGCCGTCGCACTGTGCGACGGTCGACGCATCATCGACGTCCCGGCCGGTTCGCGCGTCGAAGTGGTGCGCGCACAGCGTTCCCTCCGCTGGGTCCGCATCGACTCCGAGCCGTTCGCCGACCGGCTGGTCACGAAGTTCTCGCTGCCGGTCACCGGTTGGCGCGGAAGGAGCTGA
- a CDS encoding TlyA family RNA methyltransferase, translated as MAARARLDAELVRRGLARSREQAREYIDSGFVKVNGAVATKAATNVAKDTPLVVSEPDTDHWASRGAHKLLGALEAFEPQGVSVDGKRCLDAGASTGGFTDVLLRRGAREVEAVDVGYGQLVWKLQSDDRVHIHDRTNVRHLTPETIGGPVDLIVGDLSFISLKLVLPALASCLRPGGDALPMVKPQFEVGKDRVGHGGVVRDPDLRADAVEAVAAMAASLGLQTRDVVASPLPGPSGNVEFFLWLHRPLDSETDDAPDEQTSAAGDTVDGETAARWKDPEEGRRVRALIDRAVADGPQ; from the coding sequence ATGGCGGCTCGCGCACGGCTCGATGCCGAACTGGTTCGACGAGGCCTCGCACGATCACGCGAACAGGCCCGGGAGTACATCGACTCCGGGTTCGTGAAGGTGAACGGCGCGGTCGCGACGAAAGCCGCGACCAACGTCGCGAAGGACACCCCGCTGGTGGTGAGCGAACCGGACACCGATCACTGGGCATCTCGTGGCGCGCACAAACTCCTCGGAGCACTGGAGGCCTTCGAGCCACAGGGCGTGTCGGTCGACGGCAAACGCTGCCTCGACGCCGGCGCCTCGACCGGCGGCTTCACCGACGTCCTCCTGCGTCGCGGCGCTCGCGAAGTGGAAGCCGTCGACGTCGGCTACGGCCAGCTGGTCTGGAAGCTGCAGTCCGACGATCGCGTGCACATCCATGACAGAACCAACGTCCGACACCTGACTCCGGAGACGATCGGGGGACCGGTCGACCTCATCGTCGGCGATCTCTCGTTCATCTCGCTGAAACTGGTGCTGCCCGCCCTCGCGTCCTGCCTGCGTCCCGGCGGTGACGCCCTGCCGATGGTGAAGCCGCAGTTCGAGGTCGGCAAAGACCGTGTCGGACACGGCGGAGTGGTGCGGGATCCGGATCTGCGCGCCGACGCGGTGGAGGCGGTGGCAGCGATGGCGGCATCTCTCGGACTCCAGACCCGCGACGTCGTCGCGAGTCCACTGCCCGGACCGTCCGGAAACGTCGAATTCTTTCTCTGGCTGCATCGACCCCTCGACTCCGAGACCGACGACGCTCCCGACGAGCAGACGTCGGCCGCCGGGGATACCGTTGACGGTGAAACCGCCGCACGCTGGAAAGACCCCGAGGAGGGGCGGCGTGTCCGTGCGTTGATCGATCGTGCCGTCGCCGACGGACCACAGTAG
- a CDS encoding HAD-IIA family hydrolase, which translates to MKASDLDPEVRRDLQALDKQTADRVARHLVMASDLLEDDPELALAHARAARARAARIGVVRETAGIVAYSVGEWQEAVTELRAARRMSGSEALLPLIADSERGLGQPQRAVDIADSPEGQQLTGDALLEMIIVKAGALTDLGDAAGAVRAFTSQNLTPGRTGTEAARLFFAYASALEAAGRRADAIAWFQNAASADLDDETDAEFRLMDLLDGEASLSPELTASNADASLRDLYDVLLLDLDGTLYTGSKVVPGAVEAVAAADGAALFVTNNASRTPAEVCAHLDGFGFPATESQVVTSAQVGADLLVERLEAGSKVLVVGADALRAEVRERGMTVVDSADDHPAAVVQGHSPDTGWAQLSEAALAIRQGAIWIATNVDTTLPTERGLLVGNGSMVAAVATATGVAPTVAGKPAAPIMESALSRSNAQRPLMIGDRLDTDIEGAHTAGIDSLLVLGGVTTGVELLAARPEQRPTYVAAGLGALDDPATQSVIGPRPEWYVEVNTQHVSVSSRGAGTVAGLAAALANAVWTADVGEFDLKIAAEDDASAEALTELGLSALR; encoded by the coding sequence GTGAAGGCGTCCGACCTCGACCCTGAAGTCCGCCGCGATCTGCAGGCCCTGGACAAGCAGACCGCGGACCGCGTGGCACGGCATCTCGTCATGGCATCCGACCTCCTCGAGGACGATCCCGAACTGGCTCTGGCGCACGCGCGCGCGGCCCGCGCACGAGCAGCCCGCATCGGTGTGGTCCGTGAGACGGCGGGCATCGTGGCGTACTCGGTCGGGGAATGGCAGGAAGCCGTCACCGAGCTGCGTGCAGCACGTCGGATGAGCGGCAGCGAAGCCCTGCTCCCGCTGATCGCCGACAGTGAACGCGGACTGGGACAACCGCAGCGTGCCGTGGACATCGCAGACAGCCCCGAAGGGCAGCAGCTCACGGGAGATGCGCTCCTCGAGATGATCATCGTGAAGGCCGGCGCACTGACCGACCTCGGCGATGCAGCGGGCGCCGTACGCGCATTCACGAGCCAGAACCTGACACCCGGCCGCACGGGAACCGAGGCGGCACGACTGTTCTTCGCGTATGCGTCTGCGCTCGAGGCAGCAGGTCGTCGAGCCGACGCGATCGCCTGGTTCCAGAACGCAGCGTCGGCGGACCTGGACGACGAGACCGATGCTGAGTTCCGGCTGATGGACCTCCTCGACGGTGAAGCGAGCCTGTCTCCGGAATTGACGGCGTCGAACGCTGACGCCTCGCTGCGGGACCTGTACGACGTCCTCCTCCTGGATCTCGATGGCACCCTCTACACCGGCAGCAAGGTGGTACCGGGCGCCGTCGAGGCAGTCGCAGCGGCCGACGGCGCCGCACTCTTCGTCACCAACAACGCCAGTCGAACGCCCGCTGAGGTCTGCGCGCATCTGGACGGCTTCGGATTCCCCGCCACCGAATCGCAAGTCGTGACCAGTGCCCAGGTCGGTGCCGATCTCCTCGTCGAGCGCCTGGAGGCGGGCTCCAAGGTGCTCGTCGTCGGTGCGGACGCACTTCGGGCTGAGGTCCGAGAACGAGGAATGACCGTCGTCGACTCTGCGGACGACCACCCCGCAGCGGTGGTGCAGGGGCACTCGCCTGACACCGGCTGGGCGCAACTGTCGGAGGCGGCCCTGGCCATTCGGCAGGGGGCGATCTGGATCGCCACCAACGTGGACACCACGCTCCCCACCGAACGAGGGCTTCTCGTCGGCAACGGCTCGATGGTCGCCGCGGTCGCGACGGCGACCGGCGTCGCACCGACTGTCGCGGGCAAACCTGCGGCACCGATCATGGAGTCGGCCCTCAGTCGTTCGAATGCGCAGCGCCCGTTGATGATCGGCGACCGGCTGGACACCGACATCGAAGGCGCCCACACCGCTGGAATCGACAGTCTCCTGGTCCTCGGCGGAGTGACGACCGGTGTCGAACTGCTCGCCGCACGCCCGGAGCAGCGTCCCACCTATGTCGCCGCAGGCCTCGGAGCGCTCGACGATCCGGCGACGCAGTCGGTGATCGGGCCGCGCCCGGAGTGGTACGTGGAAGTCAATACGCAGCACGTCTCCGTCAGCTCTCGGGGCGCGGGAACCGTCGCGGGTCTCGCGGCCGCCCTGGCGAACGCCGTGTGGACGGCGGACGTCGGCGAGTTCGATCTGAAGATCGCAGCGGAGGACGACGCCTCCGCCGAGGCGCTCACCGAACTCGGTCTTTCGGCCCTGCGTTAG
- the tyrS gene encoding tyrosine--tRNA ligase, which yields MDQNILDDLIWRGLIGQTTDEDALRKALDEPISLYAGFDPTASSLHAGHLVPLLTLRRFQLAGHRPVVLAGGATGLIGDPRDVGERTMNSADTVAGWADTIVGQLQRFVTIDDSANGAVLVNNNDWTGSLSTIEFLRDIGKHFSVNVMLARETVKRRLESDGISYTEFSYLLLQSNDYLQLYRKYGCILQIGGSDQWGNIVGGVDLIRKVDGGSAHALTVPLVTSADGKKFGKSTGGGSVWLDPELTSPYAWYQYFVNTADADVIKFLKWFTFLSREEIEELEKITEEKPFLREAQKRLAQELTTLIHGADQTAAAELASKALFGRAELADLDEATLAAALGETGIAEFSAGAEPTIVELLVQSGLADSNKAARRAVDEGGAYVNNVKVTDADWKPAADDLLFGRWLVLRRGKKTFAGAKIGS from the coding sequence GTGGACCAGAACATCCTCGACGACCTCATCTGGCGCGGCCTGATCGGCCAGACCACCGACGAAGACGCACTGAGGAAGGCTCTCGACGAGCCGATCTCGCTGTACGCGGGATTCGACCCGACCGCGTCGAGCCTGCACGCCGGTCACCTGGTGCCGTTGCTGACGCTGCGCCGGTTCCAACTCGCCGGGCACCGCCCCGTCGTCCTGGCCGGAGGTGCCACCGGCCTCATCGGCGACCCCCGCGACGTGGGGGAGCGGACCATGAACTCCGCGGACACCGTCGCCGGTTGGGCCGACACGATCGTCGGCCAGCTCCAGCGATTCGTCACGATCGACGACTCCGCCAACGGTGCCGTCCTGGTCAACAACAACGATTGGACCGGGTCGCTCTCGACGATCGAATTCCTCCGGGACATCGGCAAGCACTTCTCGGTCAACGTCATGCTGGCCCGCGAGACGGTGAAGCGTCGACTCGAGTCCGACGGCATCAGCTACACCGAGTTCAGCTACCTGCTGCTCCAGTCCAACGACTACCTGCAGCTGTACCGGAAGTACGGCTGCATCCTGCAGATCGGTGGCTCCGACCAGTGGGGGAACATCGTCGGCGGCGTGGATCTGATCCGCAAGGTCGATGGCGGAAGCGCCCATGCGCTCACCGTTCCCCTCGTGACGTCGGCCGACGGAAAGAAGTTCGGCAAGTCCACCGGCGGTGGAAGCGTGTGGCTCGATCCGGAGCTCACCAGTCCGTACGCCTGGTACCAGTACTTCGTGAACACGGCCGACGCCGACGTCATCAAGTTCCTCAAGTGGTTCACCTTCCTCAGCAGGGAGGAGATCGAGGAACTCGAGAAGATCACCGAGGAGAAGCCCTTCCTCCGCGAGGCGCAGAAGCGTCTCGCCCAGGAGCTCACGACGCTGATCCACGGCGCCGACCAGACCGCAGCAGCCGAGTTGGCGAGCAAGGCGCTGTTCGGGCGAGCAGAACTCGCCGACCTCGACGAGGCGACGCTCGCCGCCGCGTTGGGGGAGACCGGCATCGCCGAGTTCTCCGCCGGTGCCGAACCGACCATCGTGGAACTCCTGGTTCAGTCCGGCCTCGCGGACAGCAACAAGGCCGCGCGCCGCGCGGTCGACGAAGGCGGTGCCTACGTCAACAACGTCAAGGTCACCGACGCCGACTGGAAGCCGGCCGCCGACGACCTGCTGTTCGGCCGCTGGCTGGTGCTCCGACGGGGTAAGAAGACCTTCGCCGGCGCCAAGATCGGTTCCTGA
- a CDS encoding Trm112 family protein: MATRAEGMNPVMRDRLVCPQDLGELINAGDELYNPRLRVAYAIDDKGIPNMLIDNARSVSDEEHERFTAKEA, from the coding sequence ATGGCGACACGTGCCGAGGGCATGAATCCGGTGATGAGAGACCGGTTGGTGTGCCCCCAGGATCTGGGTGAACTGATCAATGCGGGAGACGAGCTGTATAACCCGCGTCTCCGGGTCGCCTATGCCATCGACGACAAGGGCATCCCGAACATGCTGATCGACAATGCGCGCTCGGTGTCCGACGAAGAGCACGAGCGCTTCACCGCGAAGGAAGCGTGA